A genomic segment from Sciurus carolinensis chromosome 1, mSciCar1.2, whole genome shotgun sequence encodes:
- the Mfap2 gene encoding microfibrillar-associated protein 2, protein MAMRAAYLLLLCLPGLLAQGQYDLDPLPPFPDHVQYTHYGDQIDNPDYYDYQEVSPRPPEEQFQSQQQVQQEVIPAPTPEPGNAETEPTEPGPLDCREEQYPCTRLYSIHKPCKQCLNEVCFYSLRRVYVVNKEICVRTVCAHEELLRADLCRDKFSKCGVMASSGLCQSVAASCARSCGGC, encoded by the exons ATGGCCATGAGAGCTGCCTACCTCCTCCTGCTGTGCCTGCCTG GCCTGCTGGCTCAGGGCCAATATGACCTGGACCCTCTGCCCCCATTTCCGGACCATGTCCAGTACACTCACTACGGCGACCAGATCG acaacCCAGACTACTATGATTATCAAG AGGTGAGTCCTCGGCCCCCTGAGGAGCAGTTCCAGTCCCAGCAGCAAGTCCAACAGGAGGTcatccccgcccccaccccag AACCCGGAAACGCAGAGACAGAGCCCACGGAGCCGGGGCCTCTTG ACTGCCGTGAGGAGCAGTACCCGTGCACCCGCCTCTACTCCATCCACAAGCCCTGCAAGCAGTGTCTCAACGAGGTCTGCTTCTACAG CCTCCGCCGGGTGTACGTGGTCAATAAGGAGATCTGCGTTCGCACGGTCTGTGCCCACGAGGAGCTCCTCCGAG CTGACCTATGTCGGGACAAGTTCTCCAAATGCGGCGTGATGGCCAGCAGTGGCCTGTGCCAGTCTGTGGCAGCCTCATGTGCCAGGAGCTGCGGGGGCTGCTAG